The Streptomyces sp. NL15-2K genome contains a region encoding:
- the mptB gene encoding polyprenol phosphomannose-dependent alpha 1,6 mannosyltransferase MptB, producing the protein MAFPVDLRRCQVLGLAGTAFLAAGGESAGALPVRELLAPSSVHVALGLVGVYFGLVLLIAAWLLLGRLVRGAEPPSPRALMVVLVIWAAPLLLAPPLFSRDVYSYLAQGAMVDAHMDVYAHGPARLGGPLADEVSPLWQHTGAPYGPVFLGVASVLSGLTRGELPAGVFGMRLVALLGVGLMAAALPRLARHSGADPSAALWLGALNPLVLLHLIAGAHNDAVMLGLLGIGLVAALGRWPALGAVLVTLAALVKVPAVLGLAAVVVLQVRAGRSPAKAVLTTGVAAGATTVAATTLAGTGYGWIGALNTPVSPQNWALSSLLGRATRALLERLGSDLAPLAVPAWHVLGSAIAVAAVLFIWLRLRMRPVYALGLSLAAVAALGPAIRPWYALWGLFLIAAAAPSTSVRHRVAAVTGVLALAVLPSGGPADAGQLVLAVSGGVLAVVVLWQARQAELAPASGRTA; encoded by the coding sequence ATGGCTTTTCCCGTCGATCTCCGCCGCTGCCAGGTGCTCGGCCTGGCCGGGACCGCCTTTCTCGCGGCAGGAGGTGAGAGCGCCGGAGCCCTGCCCGTCCGGGAGCTCCTCGCCCCGTCCTCCGTCCACGTCGCCCTCGGCCTGGTCGGTGTGTACTTCGGGCTCGTTCTGCTGATCGCGGCCTGGCTGCTCCTGGGACGGCTGGTCCGCGGTGCCGAACCGCCCAGTCCGCGTGCCCTGATGGTGGTCCTCGTGATCTGGGCCGCCCCGCTGCTGCTCGCGCCCCCGCTGTTCAGCCGGGACGTCTACAGCTACCTCGCGCAGGGCGCCATGGTGGACGCGCACATGGACGTCTACGCCCACGGCCCGGCGCGGCTCGGCGGCCCGCTCGCCGACGAGGTCTCCCCGCTGTGGCAGCACACCGGTGCCCCGTACGGGCCGGTCTTCCTCGGCGTCGCCTCCGTGCTGTCCGGGCTGACCCGCGGCGAACTCCCCGCCGGTGTCTTCGGGATGCGGCTCGTCGCGCTGCTCGGGGTCGGGCTGATGGCGGCCGCGCTGCCCCGCCTCGCCCGGCACAGCGGTGCCGATCCGTCCGCCGCGCTCTGGCTCGGCGCCCTCAACCCACTGGTCCTGCTGCATCTGATCGCGGGCGCCCACAACGACGCCGTCATGCTCGGCCTGCTCGGCATCGGCCTGGTCGCGGCGCTCGGCCGGTGGCCGGCCCTGGGCGCCGTACTCGTCACGCTGGCCGCTCTGGTCAAGGTGCCCGCCGTACTCGGTCTCGCCGCGGTCGTCGTCCTCCAGGTCCGCGCGGGCCGAAGTCCCGCGAAGGCCGTGCTGACGACCGGTGTCGCGGCCGGGGCCACCACGGTCGCCGCGACGACCCTCGCCGGGACGGGATACGGCTGGATAGGCGCCCTCAACACGCCCGTCTCCCCGCAGAACTGGGCGCTCAGCAGCCTCCTCGGCCGCGCCACCCGGGCCCTGCTGGAACGGCTCGGCAGCGACCTGGCACCCCTGGCCGTCCCGGCCTGGCATGTCCTCGGCTCCGCCATCGCCGTGGCCGCCGTCCTGTTCATATGGCTGCGGCTGCGCATGCGGCCGGTGTACGCGCTCGGCCTGAGCCTGGCGGCGGTGGCCGCCCTCGGCCCGGCCATCCGCCCCTGGTACGCCCTGTGGGGGCTGTTCCTCATCGCCGCGGCGGCGCCCAGCACCTCGGTACGGCACCGGGTGGCGGCCGTGACGGGCGTCCTCGCGCTGGCCGTGCTGCCCAGCGGCGGTCCGGCGGACGCCGGGCAACTGGTCCTGGCCGTCTCCGGCGGCGTGCTCGCCGTGGTCGTCCTGTGGCAGGCCCGCCAGGCGGAACTGGCCCCGGCGTCGGGGCGTACGGCATGA
- the aspA gene encoding aspartate ammonia-lyase has protein sequence MTAAVTRSEHDLLGDRDVPADAYWGVHTLRATENFPITGTPISAYPHLIDALAAVKEAAALANEELGLLEPKKAAAIVAACREIRDGKLHDQFVVDVIQGGAGTSTNMNANEVVANRALELLGHAKGQYAHLHPNEDVNLGQSTNDVYPTAVKIATVFAVRGLLKAMSVLQDAFAAKAVEFRDVLKMGRTQLQDAVPMTLGQEFSAYAVMMDEDRSRLAEAVQLIHEINLGATAIGTGLNAPAGYAESARRHLSEITGLQLVTAANLVEATQDCGAFVQMSGVLKRIAVKLSKSCNDLRLLSSGPRAGLGEINLPPVQAGSSIMPGKVNPVIPEVVNQVAFEVIGNDVTITMAAEAGQLQLNAFEPVILHSLSESITHLRAACLTLAERCVSGITANTEALRATVENSIGLVTALNPHIGYTAATDIAKEALATGRGVAELVLEKGLLPAETLADLLRPEVVAGSGPALV, from the coding sequence CGCCTACCCGCACCTCATCGACGCCCTCGCCGCCGTCAAGGAGGCGGCCGCTCTCGCCAACGAGGAACTCGGTCTGCTGGAGCCGAAGAAGGCCGCCGCCATCGTCGCGGCCTGCCGTGAGATCCGCGACGGCAAGCTGCACGACCAGTTCGTCGTCGACGTCATCCAGGGCGGGGCCGGCACCTCGACCAACATGAACGCCAACGAGGTCGTCGCCAACCGGGCGTTGGAGCTGCTCGGACACGCCAAGGGCCAGTACGCCCACCTGCACCCCAACGAGGACGTCAACCTCGGCCAGTCGACCAATGACGTCTACCCGACCGCCGTCAAGATCGCGACGGTGTTCGCGGTGCGTGGACTGCTCAAGGCGATGTCCGTACTGCAGGACGCCTTCGCGGCCAAGGCCGTCGAGTTCCGTGACGTTCTGAAGATGGGCCGTACACAGTTGCAGGACGCGGTGCCGATGACGCTCGGTCAGGAGTTCTCCGCGTACGCAGTCATGATGGACGAGGACCGCAGCCGTCTGGCCGAGGCCGTCCAGCTGATCCATGAGATCAACCTGGGTGCCACGGCGATCGGCACCGGCCTCAACGCTCCCGCCGGATACGCCGAGTCGGCCCGCCGGCACCTCTCCGAGATCACCGGCCTCCAGCTGGTCACCGCCGCCAACCTGGTCGAAGCCACCCAGGACTGCGGTGCGTTCGTCCAGATGTCCGGCGTGCTCAAGCGGATCGCCGTGAAGCTGTCCAAGAGCTGCAACGACCTGCGCCTGCTGTCCAGCGGGCCGCGCGCGGGTCTCGGCGAGATCAACCTGCCGCCGGTGCAGGCCGGTTCGTCGATCATGCCCGGCAAGGTCAACCCGGTGATCCCCGAGGTCGTCAACCAGGTCGCCTTCGAGGTGATCGGCAACGACGTCACCATCACCATGGCCGCCGAGGCCGGACAGCTCCAGCTCAACGCCTTCGAGCCGGTCATCCTGCACTCGCTGTCGGAGTCCATCACACACCTGCGCGCGGCCTGCCTCACCCTCGCCGAGCGCTGCGTGTCCGGCATCACGGCCAACACCGAGGCGCTGCGCGCGACGGTCGAGAACTCCATCGGCCTGGTGACCGCCCTCAACCCGCACATCGGGTACACGGCCGCCACCGACATCGCCAAGGAAGCCCTTGCCACCGGCCGGGGGGTGGCCGAACTCGTCCTGGAGAAGGGCCTGTTGCCCGCCGAGACACTCGCCGACCTGCTACGGCCCGAGGTCGTGGCCGGCAGCGGACCCGCTCTCGTCTGA
- a CDS encoding glutaminase, translating into MVIMMSSMPFQPVLERIAEEIERTPGRGRPADYIPALAACDPRRFGMAVAELDGTVYGVGDWREPFSTQSLTKVFTLALDLAREGDELWEYVGREPSGNPFNSLVQLEYENGIPRNPFINAGALVVTDRLQTRTSDAAGELLTFLRSESGNPTLGFDKEVAASEAAHGDRNAALAHFMASYGNIDNPIPVLLDQYFRQCSVRASCADLALATTFLARHGVRADGTRLLTRSQAKQVNAVMLTCGTYDAAGDFAYRVGLPGKSGVGGGIIAVVPGRCTLCVWSPGLDERGNSVAGVAALDRFTTLTGLSVF; encoded by the coding sequence ATGGTGATCATGATGTCGTCCATGCCTTTCCAGCCGGTCCTGGAACGCATCGCCGAAGAGATCGAGCGGACGCCGGGCCGGGGCCGCCCCGCCGACTACATCCCCGCACTCGCGGCCTGCGACCCGCGCCGCTTCGGCATGGCCGTCGCGGAGTTGGACGGCACGGTGTACGGCGTGGGGGACTGGCGGGAGCCGTTCTCCACGCAGTCGCTCACCAAGGTCTTCACCCTCGCGCTCGACCTGGCCCGCGAGGGAGACGAACTCTGGGAGTACGTGGGCCGCGAGCCCTCCGGCAATCCCTTCAACTCCCTGGTGCAGCTGGAGTACGAGAACGGCATCCCCCGCAACCCGTTCATCAACGCGGGCGCGCTCGTCGTCACGGACCGCCTCCAGACCCGTACCTCGGACGCGGCCGGCGAACTGCTGACCTTCCTCCGCTCGGAGAGCGGCAACCCGACCCTGGGCTTCGACAAGGAGGTCGCCGCCTCGGAGGCCGCGCACGGCGACAGAAACGCCGCGCTGGCCCACTTCATGGCCTCCTACGGCAACATCGACAACCCGATCCCGGTCCTGCTCGACCAGTACTTCCGCCAGTGCTCCGTCAGGGCCTCGTGCGCCGACCTGGCCCTCGCCACCACCTTCCTGGCCCGGCACGGCGTCCGCGCCGACGGCACCCGCCTGCTCACCCGCAGCCAGGCCAAGCAGGTCAACGCGGTCATGCTGACCTGCGGAACCTACGACGCGGCAGGCGACTTCGCGTACCGCGTGGGCCTGCCCGGCAAGAGCGGTGTCGGCGGCGGCATCATCGCGGTGGTACCGGGGCGCTGCACGCTGTGCGTGTGGAGTCCGGGGCTGGACGAGCGCGGCAATTCGGTGGCAGGTGTAGCGGCCCTCGACAGATTTACGACGCTGACGGGCCTGTCAGTGTTCTGA